In Nicotiana tabacum cultivar K326 chromosome 17, ASM71507v2, whole genome shotgun sequence, one DNA window encodes the following:
- the LOC107802627 gene encoding uncharacterized protein LOC107802627, with protein MAIGACFGVAPFFSRRKHSTIFEEEDMKETKKRPVLEKNKTPAIAISKSFKSTKGSTVRNSCRVAGNFIIMTELRNKILTLRDLLDLSPCIGSASVNELLILTLKDLQQLYPSINPSISLSKIDGASMHQALQCFFDTIISIGEMWTGNDEWMVKCKEDSFSKLDNLEYYGVLLLEDMIKLASERMFDMMDDDEDDDDRIRDECPSFNTFGRVLSESYSSAKSSLSSTPVTPTSVLPGLMSNASKKNTKASYSPPLLLPLRVQAVGKLNPIDVKRLSFHMFPHVAAQDPNFVGQITSTEAKKDSEVKAKDDHEFGQDCEMTDMLDILLTSMDDESENKGTYKTGAKNTPVSGHVTLDVLLPPSSLPSSRAEPQSPLTLSLKVIDSQKTASPLQISLHSVDKDISTPSSPLAQSQPLQLSTNQSSTFAPAVPQPPPPPPPPPVPTSSVNAEGSQTAPLLAQLSGAPLPPPPPMTSINVATPQPPMKTLSAHPPPPPPPPMIRKEITLPPPPPPPPMIRKEITHPPPPPPPPMTSGNGAAPPPPPPPMGSKVIAPPPPPPPMGSKVTAPAPPPPPVTSNGRMPAPPPPMPMGKGAAPPPPPGFAGVRNLGPRKAATKLKRSSQMGNLYRLLKGKVEGSSLDGKAKGRKGKVGGAAPTGGKQGMADALAEMTKRSAYHQQIEEDVRVHAKTIKEMKTAIASFQTSDMSELIKFHKTVESHLEKLTDESQVLARFEDFPTKKLEALRMAAALHTKLDSIAKTLQNWPIVPPVGQLLEKAENYFNKIKGEMDTLERTKDEESKKFISHKIHFDFGILVRIKELMVDVSSNCMELTLKERREIKQKENEGAGPKIDGHKKGSAKLLWKAFQFAFRVYTFAGGQDDRADMLTRELAQEIETDPNPEA; from the exons ATGGCAATTGGGGCATGTTTTGGCGTGGCTCCTTTCTTTTCTCGCAGGAAGCATAGTACAATATTTGag GAAGAGGACATGAAAGAGACAAAGAAAAGACCTGTtcttgaaaaaaataaaacaccTGCTATCGCAATATCAAAAAGTTTTAAATCAACAAAAGGTTCCACAGTGCGCAATTCATGTAGAGTAGCAGGAAACTTCATAATAATGACTGAGCTTCGGAACAAGATCCTCACCTTGAGAGACTTGCTTGACTTGTCTCCTTGTATTGGCTCTGCATCTGTAAATGAG CTACTGATTTTGACGCTGAAAGATCTGCAACAATTGTATCCTTCAATCAATCCATCTATTTCTTTGTCAAAAATTGATGGAGCATCGATGCATCAG GCACTGCAATGCTTTTTTGATACTATCATATCAATTGGGGAAATGTGGACAGGCAATGATGAGTGGATGGTCAAATGCAAGGAGGATTCATTCAGTAAACTAGACAATTTAGAATACTATG GAGTGTTATTGCTCGAAGACATGATTAAGCTAGCGAGTGAAAGGATGTTCGATATGAtggatgatgatgaggatgacgATGACCGGATAAGAGATGAATGTCCATCATTCAACACATTTGGAAGGGTTCTTTCTGAATCTTACTCGAGCGCCAAATCCTCCCTCTCGAGCACTCCAGTCACCCCAACTTCAGTTCTTCCTGGGTTAATGAGCAATGCTTCAAAGAAGAATACAAAGGCATCATACTCTCCACCTCTTCTTCTGCCACTCAGGGTTCAAGCAGTTGGCAAGCTGAAtcctattgatgtaaagcgcctCTCTTTCCACATGTTCCCTCATGTAGCAGCTCAAGATCCAAATTTTGTGGGTCAGATAACAAGCACAGAAGCAAAGAAAGATTCTGAAGTGAAAGCCAAAGATGATCATGAATTTGGGCAAGATTGTGAAATGACAGACATGCTGGATATTCTACTGACTAGTATGGATGATGAATCAGAAAATAAAGGAACATATAAAACTGGTGCTAAAAATACACCAGTGTCAGGACATGTTACCTTGGATGTGCTTTTACCTCCTTCATCGCTTCCTTCATCGCGAGCAGAGCCACAATCACCGCTCACTTTATCATTGAAGGTCATAGACTCACAAAAAACAGCATCTCCTCTGCAGATTTCTTTGCACTCAGTAGATAAGGATATATCAACACCATCATCACCATTGGCCCAGTCACAGCCCCTACAATTATCAACGAACCAGTCATCTACTTTTGCACCAGCCGTGCCACAACCACCACCTCCACCGCCGCCACCACCAGTACCCACTTCATCGGTGAATGCAGAAGGGTCACAGACTGCACCATTGTTAGCACAACTAAGTGGTGCTCCACTGCCTCCTCCTCCTCCCATGACATCAATTAATGTAGCGACACCACAACCGCCTATGAAAACATTATCTGCacacccaccaccaccaccaccacctcccatgataagaaaagaaataacacttccacctccaccaccaccacctcccatgataagaaaagaaataacacatccacctccaccaccaccacctcccATGACATCAGGAAATGGAGCGGCACCTCCACCACCTCCACCTCCCATGGGATCAAAGGTTATTGCACCTCCACCACCCCCACCTCCCATGGGATCAAAGGTTACGGCACCtgcacccccacctccaccagtGACTTCAAATGGAAGAATGCCAGCACCACCTCCACCCATGCCAATGGGAAAAGGAGCTGCACCTCCACCACCACCAGGGTTTGCAGGTGTCAGGAACCTAGGACCTAGGAAAGCAGCCACTAAATTGAAGAGATCATCCCAAATGGGAAATCTTTATCGGCTTCTCAAGGGTAAAGTTGAAGGATCTAGTTTAGATGGTAAAGCAaaggggagaaagggaaaagttgGTGGTGCTGCACCCACAGGAGGCAAACAGGGAATGGCTGATGCATTAGCAGAGATGACAAAGAG GTCAGCATACCACCAACAAATTGAAGAGGATGTTAGAGTACATGCAAAAACAATCAAGGAGATGAAAACAGCCATTGCCTCTTTCCAAACATCAGATATGTCTGAGCTTATTAAGTTCCACAAAACTGTAGAATCCCACCTAGAGAAACTAACGGATGAATCTCAG GTGCTAGCAAGGTTCGAAGATTTTCCTACAAAGAAGTTGGAAGCATTGAGGATGGCAGCAGCACTTCATACCAAGTTAGATTCAATAGCCAAAACTCTACAGAATTGGCCAATAGTCCCACCTGTTGGACAACTTCTTGAAAAAGCTGAGAATTACTTCAACAAG ATCAAAGGAGAAATGGACACACTGGAACGAACAAAAGATGAAGAATCCAAGAAATTTATAAGCCATAAAATCCACTTTGATTTTGGCATCCTTGTGCGTATCAAAGAATTGATGGTGGATGTTTCCTCAAACTGTATGGAACTGACTTTGAAG GAGAGGAGAGAaataaagcaaaaggaaaatgaaGGAGCTGGACCGAAAATTGATGGTCACAAAAAGGGATCAGCTAAACTTCTTTGGAAGGCCTTCCAATTTGCATTCAGAGTCTATACTTTTGCTGGTGGCCAAGATGATCGTGCTGACATGTTGACAAGGGAATTGGCTCAAGAAATCGAGACAGATCCTAATCCAGAGGCATAA